Genomic segment of Plectropomus leopardus isolate mb unplaced genomic scaffold, YSFRI_Pleo_2.0 unplaced_scaffold16885, whole genome shotgun sequence:
TCAGTGGACTGTCACAATTAATGTTGCTGTAAATAATTTCTAAACGTGATCATTTAGAGAAAAAATCTACTGCATgtagtaaataaaaatgaatgaatatttgatatttatgataaggcctgatgttggttaaaaaataaactaaatgaaagtagaaaataatattggggtacaatattttttaaagcttgattgaggattttattatgtctttatgtcttgaTGTGACGCAGTTAgtgcatgtattttctttgttgtgaagcacgttgggctgcatttttttgtatgaaaggtgATATACAGTTaaagcttattattatttaatgctTCCTCTACAGGAAACGCTGTCGTCTGTCGCCACCTGGCTGGAGTCTCACCCAAAGGAGATTGTTATTCTTGCTTGCAGCCACTTCGAGGGAATCGAAGACAGCCTCCAtcaattgtttattttctcgCTGAAGAAGCTGTTCGGCTCTAAACTCTGTCCCTGCAAGGTTGATTCTCTCCTCTAACAGCTAATTTAGGGAATAAAAAGACACTGCCTTTACTTAACTGTACCTGCCCTCCACAGGAAGCGGTCCTGACCCTGCGGAGTCTGTGGGCGTCCGGTTACCAGGTCGTCCTGTCCTACGAGTCCCAGATCGCAGCGAGACATCAGGAGCTGTGGCCTGCCATCCCTTACTGGTGGGCCAACCAGCGCACGGCACAGGGAGTGATCAGATACCTGGACTGGAACAAAGACCTGGGACGTCCAGGTGGGTGTCATTTACACTTTGGCCCAAATATCTGACGTTCACTGCACCTAAGTGTTTCTATTAATAAAGTTTCCATAACCGTAAAAATtcaattaatattaatttgaattccttttacataaaactgttgctcagcaaagatggtaatgaaattattt
This window contains:
- the LOC121964717 gene encoding PI-PLC X domain-containing protein 1-like, with translation ETLSSVATWLESHPKEIVILACSHFEGIEDSLHQLFIFSLKKLFGSKLCPCKEAVLTLRSLWASGYQVVLSYESQIAARHQELWPAIPYWWANQRTAQGVIRYLDWNKDLGRP